One Paenibacillus sp. FSL W8-0186 genomic window carries:
- a CDS encoding multidrug efflux SMR transporter, giving the protein MAWLYLIIGGILEVGWALGLGFSEGFTRIDIVIPTVILLVLSWWFFAKTLKILPVSTAYAVFTGLGAFGTALVGMTFLGDPVSPAKIMLVVLLISCIIGLKLVTDEPKEEESARGNV; this is encoded by the coding sequence ATGGCATGGCTGTACTTAATTATTGGTGGAATACTTGAAGTAGGTTGGGCACTTGGTCTAGGCTTTTCAGAAGGGTTTACAAGAATAGATATAGTTATTCCGACAGTTATATTATTAGTCCTTAGTTGGTGGTTTTTCGCTAAAACATTAAAAATACTTCCCGTATCGACGGCTTATGCAGTATTCACTGGTTTGGGTGCTTTTGGTACGGCTTTAGTGGGCATGACATTTTTAGGAGATCCCGTGAGTCCAGCCAAGATTATGCTAGTTGTTTTATTAATTAGCTGTATTATCGGACTAAAATTAGTTACGGACGAACCAAAAGAAGAAGAAAGTGCAAGGGGGAATGTGTAA
- a CDS encoding ABC transporter ATP-binding protein, with protein MLKSKGSIKYSDFFIQFFRPLLAKYIMLFIVVLINIGLQLYNPYLLRDFIDGAYSQKPYQYLILIAVGYTGVALSQQLVSLLITYVGETLGWRSTNSLRTKLASHYLKLGMVHQKKYTSGEIIERIDGDVNVLQGFFSNLFIELLGNILLIVGINGIMFFLDWRIGTLLAIFTVSALFLLSKARQVGIPYFQKLRATYGHFYGFITEYFVGLEDIRSNGSSPFVMKRFYSFLHKLLSASIAVKLSRYLIQSTSLLLFSIGNMISFIIGAYLLSTNQITMGTLFMIFNFTNLLVQPIESIRLQFEEWQKADASIHRVKEILDIQPMTFGHKELEHEVSASVEFENVIFRYEDNQIILNGIDFYLEPNTKLGLLGRTGSGKSTLTKLLLRFYDPTEGSVKIDGIDLRDISLRSLRKSVGIVTQDVKLFRSTLRNNLSVFDPSITDDRIHRLIEELALTKWYKSLPQGLDTPLLNNGIGVSAGEAQLISLMRVFLINPRVVILDEASSKLDPATEFLIHCATTRLLHNRTAIIITHRLATVEKTDKIMIVERGKIVEFGSRDALARDIHSQYHKLLITGGMEVLI; from the coding sequence ATGTTGAAGAGTAAAGGCTCGATTAAATACAGCGATTTTTTCATCCAATTTTTCCGGCCGCTTTTAGCAAAATATATCATGCTGTTCATAGTTGTATTAATAAACATCGGGCTACAGCTCTACAATCCTTATTTGCTTCGGGACTTTATAGACGGGGCTTATTCACAAAAGCCCTATCAATATTTGATACTCATTGCCGTCGGTTATACAGGAGTCGCTTTATCACAACAGCTTGTTTCTCTTCTAATTACATATGTCGGGGAGACGCTTGGGTGGAGATCAACCAATTCCCTACGTACAAAATTGGCTTCACATTACTTAAAGCTTGGTATGGTTCATCAAAAAAAATATACATCGGGCGAAATTATCGAACGGATCGATGGAGATGTTAACGTTTTACAAGGTTTTTTCTCGAACTTATTTATTGAGTTATTAGGAAATATTCTTTTAATCGTTGGTATTAACGGCATCATGTTCTTCTTGGATTGGAGAATCGGCACTCTTCTTGCTATATTTACAGTTTCAGCTCTATTTTTGCTATCAAAGGCTAGACAAGTAGGAATTCCTTATTTTCAAAAGTTACGAGCTACTTATGGGCATTTCTACGGCTTTATTACAGAGTATTTTGTCGGATTGGAGGATATTCGCTCGAATGGATCTAGTCCGTTTGTAATGAAGCGGTTTTATAGTTTTCTCCATAAACTTTTGTCGGCGAGCATTGCTGTCAAATTAAGCAGATACTTGATACAGTCTACTTCTTTATTGTTATTCTCAATCGGTAATATGATCTCATTTATAATCGGCGCTTACTTATTAAGCACAAATCAAATTACAATGGGTACGCTATTTATGATTTTTAATTTTACGAATCTCCTTGTACAGCCAATTGAGAGTATCCGACTGCAATTTGAGGAATGGCAAAAGGCAGATGCAAGCATCCACAGGGTAAAAGAGATATTAGATATTCAGCCTATGACATTTGGTCACAAAGAGCTTGAACATGAGGTTAGTGCTTCTGTTGAATTCGAGAATGTCATATTTCGTTATGAAGATAATCAAATCATCTTAAACGGAATCGATTTTTATTTAGAACCAAATACAAAACTAGGTTTGTTAGGGCGAACTGGCAGCGGTAAATCCACGTTAACAAAACTGCTGCTCCGATTCTACGACCCTACCGAAGGCAGTGTGAAGATAGACGGTATTGACCTTCGTGATATTTCGTTACGATCACTAAGAAAATCTGTAGGGATAGTTACACAAGACGTCAAGTTGTTCCGTTCTACTTTACGCAATAATTTATCCGTGTTTGATCCAAGCATAACCGATGACCGCATCCATCGGTTAATTGAAGAATTAGCATTAACGAAATGGTATAAATCATTACCCCAAGGCCTTGATACTCCGTTATTGAATAATGGCATTGGTGTCTCGGCTGGCGAAGCGCAATTAATCTCCTTGATGCGTGTATTTTTGATCAATCCTAGGGTTGTGATTCTAGATGAAGCATCGTCAAAGCTAGATCCCGCTACTGAATTTTTAATACATTGCGCAACTACTAGGCTTTTACATAATCGAACAGCAATAATCATTACACACCGTTTAGCAACGGTCGAAAAAACCGACAAAATTATGATTGTTGAACGAGGCAAAATCGTCGAGTTTGGTTCTCGCGATGCACTGGCAAGAGACATACATTCACAGTACCACAAATTATTGATTACCGGCGGAATGGAAGTGTTGATATGA
- a CDS encoding ABC transporter ATP-binding protein, translated as MKTYQYMWTMIRYRPWLYTLNGIVWILIHYGPIIPGLIISKLLDTLANELTLNSHVWMLTALLLATALARIVLLICGGLTDVHHRFSMSSLLRRNMLEQLITSNSEKNSVGDTIIKFREDADQIETSISWTLDVTGKVIFSMFSFILLFTISSKITLLIFLPLIFIITVSNLSNRKLKKYRHASRNSSTELASFVGEIAELTPVIQSFQAEQRVVDRFTKLNDERKGFMIKDKMFSSFLNLLASNTVSIGTGLILIVSAGDIQSGTISIGDFSLFVYYLAFITESTQFFGVFLASYRQAGISFSRMAQFFSPQTESALVKHQSLKTENVSEVKVDKHDPLLLLEIHSLSYQFKESEKGIFDVSFRLPKGSITVIAGKVGSGKTTLLRTILGHLPMQSGEIKWNGDIIKTPHSFFVPPKSSYTPQTPILFSDTIKENIILGMHGDNVIDRAIYTAVLEEDVPEFNNGLDTQIGPNGVKLSGGQIQRTALARMFARDADLYVMDDISSAVDVVTEQKMWARIKELSNKTFLISSNRRECLQYADQIIVLKDGKIVDIGSLTDLLSRCKEFQELWNV; from the coding sequence ATGAAGACTTATCAATATATGTGGACAATGATCCGCTATCGCCCTTGGTTATATACATTAAACGGAATCGTATGGATTCTTATCCATTATGGACCTATCATCCCAGGCCTAATCATAAGTAAGCTGCTCGATACGTTAGCCAATGAATTGACATTGAATTCACATGTTTGGATGCTTACTGCGCTCCTGCTGGCAACAGCGCTCGCAAGAATTGTTTTACTGATTTGCGGAGGATTAACAGATGTCCATCACCGCTTCTCCATGAGTTCTTTATTGCGAAGGAATATGCTGGAGCAGTTAATCACATCCAATTCCGAGAAAAACTCGGTAGGCGACACCATCATTAAATTCCGTGAAGATGCGGATCAAATAGAAACCTCCATTAGTTGGACTCTTGATGTCACAGGCAAAGTGATTTTCTCAATGTTTTCGTTCATACTTCTCTTTACGATCAGCAGTAAAATCACCTTGTTAATCTTCTTACCTTTAATTTTTATTATTACCGTATCCAACTTGTCGAACCGCAAATTGAAAAAATACCGCCATGCGAGCAGGAACTCTTCTACCGAACTTGCCTCTTTTGTTGGAGAAATCGCAGAATTGACACCGGTTATCCAATCGTTCCAAGCTGAACAACGGGTAGTTGACAGATTCACCAAACTGAACGATGAGCGTAAAGGCTTCATGATTAAAGACAAAATGTTTTCTTCGTTCTTAAATTTATTAGCATCAAATACAGTAAGCATTGGTACTGGTCTAATCTTAATAGTATCCGCCGGAGACATTCAAAGTGGAACGATTTCGATCGGCGATTTTTCATTGTTTGTATATTATCTAGCTTTTATTACAGAATCAACTCAGTTTTTCGGAGTGTTCCTAGCTTCCTATCGACAAGCCGGCATCTCATTTTCAAGAATGGCACAGTTCTTCTCGCCACAAACCGAGTCTGCATTGGTAAAGCATCAATCGCTCAAAACTGAGAATGTTAGTGAGGTCAAGGTTGATAAACACGATCCCCTTCTACTTCTTGAAATTCACTCATTGTCATATCAGTTTAAAGAATCCGAAAAAGGAATTTTCGATGTTAGTTTTAGGTTGCCAAAAGGTAGCATCACCGTTATCGCTGGCAAAGTAGGGTCAGGAAAGACGACATTACTTCGTACCATACTTGGGCATTTACCTATGCAAAGCGGAGAAATTAAATGGAATGGCGATATCATCAAGACGCCGCACTCCTTTTTTGTGCCGCCAAAAAGTTCATACACACCGCAAACACCGATCCTGTTTAGCGATACCATTAAAGAGAATATAATTTTAGGCATGCATGGCGACAACGTCATCGACCGAGCAATTTATACAGCTGTTCTCGAAGAGGATGTACCGGAATTCAACAATGGGCTCGATACTCAAATTGGTCCTAACGGTGTAAAGCTTTCGGGAGGACAAATTCAACGTACCGCTCTCGCGCGTATGTTTGCCCGAGATGCCGATCTTTATGTTATGGATGACATTTCAAGTGCAGTGGATGTAGTAACAGAACAAAAAATGTGGGCAAGAATTAAGGAATTGTCGAATAAAACCTTCTTAATTTCCTCCAATAGGAGAGAATGCCTTCAATACGCCGATCAAATCATTGTATTGAAAGATGGAAAAATCGTGGACATAGGATCCCTTACAGATCTTTTAAGTAGGTGTAAGGAATTTCAAGAATTGTGGAACGTTTAA
- a CDS encoding VanZ family protein, with amino-acid sequence MSVYLIPIKIAFILFSAFSFFLIIPWLIYSYRKYGYLSLWASIVAYSFTFYMLSALFLVLLPLPVTRNTCALQSPDTVHYNLVPFNFIRDIINSGSVVWSQPSTYVRLLTQSAFLQAVFNFLLLLPLGVYLRYFFQQKRFWKRALGFGFALSLFFETTQITGIYGIYNCPYRIFDVDDLILNSTGALFGFVIAPVLLALFPSRKSLIAKGEKMQENSLVPPLSQLLAVFIDYLLIKISWNLTVGLFTTSGFAEFVYKTTCFFILFFVVPLIWEGKTIGTNILHFKLIHVDGEAPPWQSVLKRSFALYLPLATSWALNIFSGIELDITLNPYHVWITMIILAFLIMMWAVLFIHIVFILIKRGRRNFYFDYVADLVPRKK; translated from the coding sequence ATGTCTGTATATTTAATTCCAATAAAAATCGCATTTATTTTATTTAGTGCATTCAGCTTTTTTCTTATTATCCCTTGGTTAATTTATAGTTATAGAAAATATGGTTATTTAAGTCTTTGGGCTTCAATAGTGGCTTATTCCTTTACTTTCTATATGTTATCGGCTTTATTTTTAGTTCTATTGCCTCTTCCGGTTACTCGAAATACATGTGCTTTGCAATCACCTGATACGGTGCATTATAATCTGGTCCCTTTTAATTTCATTAGGGATATTATTAATAGCGGTTCCGTTGTTTGGTCACAGCCATCCACCTATGTTAGATTACTAACGCAAAGTGCATTTTTGCAGGCGGTATTCAATTTCCTATTGTTGCTGCCTCTAGGTGTTTATCTAAGGTATTTTTTCCAACAGAAACGATTTTGGAAGAGAGCACTTGGTTTTGGATTTGCTTTATCTCTTTTTTTTGAGACAACACAAATAACAGGTATTTATGGGATCTATAATTGCCCATATCGTATCTTTGATGTGGATGATCTTATATTAAATAGTACTGGTGCTTTGTTTGGATTTGTCATTGCTCCTGTCCTGCTTGCTCTATTTCCATCTCGAAAGAGCCTTATTGCTAAGGGAGAAAAAATGCAAGAAAATTCTCTCGTACCTCCTTTGTCGCAATTGCTGGCTGTATTTATAGACTATCTATTGATAAAGATTAGTTGGAACCTTACAGTTGGACTTTTTACAACAAGTGGATTCGCAGAATTTGTTTATAAAACGACTTGCTTTTTTATTCTGTTCTTTGTAGTTCCATTGATTTGGGAGGGAAAAACAATTGGAACAAATATACTGCATTTTAAACTAATTCATGTTGATGGTGAAGCACCTCCGTGGCAGTCCGTGCTGAAAAGGTCCTTTGCGCTGTATTTACCTTTGGCAACATCATGGGCCCTAAATATATTTTCTGGTATTGAGTTAGATATAACTCTTAATCCCTATCACGTATGGATCACTATGATTATACTTGCGTTTCTCATCATGATGTGGGCCGTATTATTTATCCATATTGTATTCATCTTAATTAAAAGAGGGAGACGGAACTTTTACTTTGACTATGTAGCTGATTTAGTACCAAGGAAAAAATAA
- a CDS encoding adenosylcobalamin-dependent ribonucleoside-diphosphate reductase, translating to MKTEQKQRLEGLSEKIFLDRYAWKNPDPSHAKVGDVVLVLTKDDPKFPTKEVGEVVAREGRTVTVKTRSGELVQSDVEKLTLNIEKTPEEMWDRLASAMASVEDTPELQQQWEEKFRYVLDDWKLVPGGRIAAGAGASDELTLFNCYVIPSPKDSRGGIMETLSEMTEIMARGGGVGINLSSLRPRRAVVKGVNGSSSGAVSWGGLFSYTTGLIEQGGSRRGALMLMINDWHPDLLDFITVKQTMGQVTNANLSVCVSNDFMKAVKEDLDWELVFPDTTYEDYNEVWDGDLDKWKAAGRRVNHFRTVKAREIWHTIIESAWKSAEPGVVFMEYYNQMSNSWYFNPIICTNPCGEQGLPAWGVCNLSAINLSKFYDEDKHDVAWDDLALTTRYSVRFLDNVINKTPYHFEENEKNQKNERRVGLGTMGLAELMIKLNVRYGSPESLEFLDKLYGFIAKEAYLASADIAGEKGSFPAFEADKYLQSGFMKVMTEVYPEVGEAVREKGIRNVTIITQAPTGSTGTMVGTSTGIEPYFAFKYYRQSRLGFDEQFVPIAQEWMDAHPGEKLPDYFVTAMDLSAEDHIRTQAAIQRWVDSSISKTANCPADFTVEETKRLYELAFDLGCKGVTIYRDGSRDVQVLQTEKKDDKAEANENVNSSESGAAAGAPAGAEGPAAGAEQTALNGLDQTLSAGVDPSEKTVFDKQYKKRPQVLHGATYKINTPFGMAYITINDLNGIPSEIFLNVGKAGSDVFAMAEALGRVCSLFLRYGDHGQKVELLIKHLKGIGGSGAIGFGPNRVESIADAVAKALEIHVQHGPYDDHDPAPVAATVADHEEQAGVGSAGSITAGVQSAGSGHHGGAPASSRDLCPSCGSASLLNVEGCKTCANCGYSKCS from the coding sequence TTGAAAACAGAGCAGAAGCAACGTCTGGAGGGACTTAGTGAAAAAATCTTTTTGGATCGGTACGCCTGGAAAAATCCTGATCCGAGCCACGCGAAGGTCGGCGACGTGGTCCTTGTACTGACAAAGGATGATCCGAAGTTCCCTACGAAAGAAGTAGGCGAGGTCGTAGCGCGAGAGGGGCGGACGGTTACGGTGAAGACCCGGTCCGGCGAGCTCGTGCAGTCCGATGTTGAGAAGCTGACGCTGAATATCGAGAAAACACCGGAAGAAATGTGGGATCGCCTGGCTTCTGCCATGGCCTCGGTGGAGGATACGCCAGAGCTGCAGCAGCAATGGGAAGAGAAATTCCGTTACGTGCTCGACGATTGGAAACTAGTGCCGGGCGGACGTATTGCTGCTGGCGCCGGTGCCAGCGATGAGTTGACGCTGTTCAACTGTTACGTGATTCCATCGCCGAAGGACAGCCGCGGCGGCATTATGGAGACGCTGTCCGAAATGACCGAAATTATGGCGCGCGGGGGCGGTGTTGGAATCAACCTGAGTTCGCTGCGTCCGAGAAGGGCTGTCGTCAAAGGCGTAAATGGCTCATCCAGCGGTGCTGTATCCTGGGGCGGGCTGTTCAGTTATACGACAGGTTTAATCGAGCAGGGCGGCAGCCGGCGTGGTGCGCTGATGCTAATGATTAACGACTGGCATCCGGATTTGCTGGACTTCATTACGGTTAAGCAAACGATGGGCCAAGTGACGAACGCGAATCTGTCGGTTTGCGTTAGCAATGACTTCATGAAGGCTGTGAAGGAAGATCTGGATTGGGAGCTTGTCTTCCCGGATACGACTTATGAAGATTACAATGAGGTGTGGGACGGCGACCTGGACAAATGGAAAGCTGCCGGACGGAGAGTGAATCACTTCCGTACGGTGAAGGCGCGGGAGATCTGGCATACGATCATTGAATCGGCCTGGAAATCGGCCGAGCCGGGCGTCGTATTTATGGAATACTACAATCAAATGTCGAACAGCTGGTATTTCAATCCGATCATTTGTACGAATCCGTGCGGGGAGCAAGGGCTGCCTGCTTGGGGAGTGTGCAATCTGTCGGCGATAAATCTGTCCAAATTCTATGATGAGGACAAGCATGACGTCGCATGGGACGATCTGGCGCTGACCACGCGTTATTCGGTGCGGTTCCTGGACAATGTCATCAATAAAACACCTTATCATTTCGAAGAGAACGAGAAGAACCAGAAGAATGAGCGCCGCGTAGGCCTCGGTACGATGGGGTTGGCCGAGCTGATGATTAAGCTGAACGTCCGTTACGGCAGTCCGGAATCGCTGGAATTTCTTGATAAATTATATGGCTTCATTGCGAAGGAGGCTTACCTTGCCTCGGCGGATATCGCAGGGGAGAAGGGCTCATTCCCGGCATTCGAGGCCGACAAATATCTGCAAAGCGGATTCATGAAAGTGATGACCGAGGTATATCCTGAGGTCGGTGAAGCGGTTCGCGAGAAAGGCATCCGCAACGTTACGATCATTACCCAGGCTCCTACGGGCAGTACGGGTACAATGGTTGGTACGTCCACAGGGATCGAGCCTTACTTCGCGTTCAAATATTACCGTCAGAGCCGGTTGGGCTTTGACGAGCAGTTCGTTCCGATTGCGCAGGAATGGATGGATGCTCATCCGGGCGAGAAGCTGCCAGATTATTTCGTAACGGCGATGGACCTTTCCGCCGAGGATCATATTCGCACGCAAGCGGCCATCCAGCGCTGGGTAGACAGCTCGATCTCGAAGACAGCGAACTGTCCGGCCGACTTTACAGTAGAAGAGACGAAGCGCCTGTATGAGCTGGCTTTCGATCTCGGCTGCAAGGGCGTAACGATTTACCGTGACGGCAGCCGCGATGTGCAGGTTCTGCAGACGGAGAAGAAAGACGATAAAGCGGAAGCAAATGAAAATGTAAACTCTTCGGAAAGCGGCGCTGCTGCTGGTGCTCCGGCTGGCGCTGAAGGTCCGGCAGCGGGCGCGGAGCAAACTGCGCTAAACGGACTGGATCAAACGCTGTCCGCCGGGGTGGATCCAAGCGAGAAGACGGTGTTCGATAAGCAGTATAAGAAGCGTCCGCAGGTCCTGCATGGGGCAACGTATAAAATTAATACGCCATTTGGCATGGCGTATATTACGATTAACGATTTGAACGGCATTCCGAGCGAAATCTTCCTCAATGTCGGCAAAGCGGGCTCAGACGTGTTCGCGATGGCCGAGGCTCTGGGCCGGGTATGCTCCCTGTTCCTGCGCTACGGCGATCATGGCCAGAAGGTGGAACTGCTGATCAAGCATCTGAAGGGCATTGGCGGTTCCGGCGCCATCGGCTTTGGTCCGAATCGCGTCGAGTCGATCGCGGATGCCGTTGCCAAAGCACTGGAAATCCACGTGCAGCATGGCCCGTATGACGATCATGATCCGGCTCCGGTAGCTGCGACCGTGGCTGACCACGAAGAGCAAGCAGGTGTGGGCTCTGCGGGGAGCATAACGGCTGGTGTCCAATCTGCCGGCAGCGGACATCATGGCGGCGCGCCAGCGTCCTCGCGGGACTTGTGCCCGTCCTGCGGCTCGGCCTCGCTGCTCAACGTGGAAGGCTGCAAAACCTGCGCCAACTGCGGGTATAGCAAGTGTTCGTAA
- a CDS encoding multidrug efflux SMR transporter yields MYWLCLILAGLFEVGGIINLKLAEGFTKLKPTIFFIVFLCLSFFFLSVSLIEIPISIGYGIWTGVGASGSVLLGMFLFKEPKNAKKLILVAGIIFSIVSLKLIS; encoded by the coding sequence ATGTATTGGTTATGTTTAATATTAGCTGGATTGTTTGAAGTTGGAGGTATTATTAATCTGAAGTTAGCGGAAGGATTTACAAAATTAAAGCCAACCATCTTTTTTATTGTATTTTTATGTTTAAGTTTTTTCTTTCTTTCCGTCTCATTAATCGAAATACCCATTAGTATAGGTTATGGTATATGGACTGGAGTAGGCGCGTCAGGAAGTGTTCTGCTTGGGATGTTTTTGTTTAAAGAACCGAAAAATGCGAAGAAACTTATTTTAGTTGCAGGAATTATTTTTAGCATAGTAAGCTTAAAATTGATATCCTGA
- a CDS encoding TetR/AcrR family transcriptional regulator, which yields MKKGEKTKRRILEQGLKLFSSYGYEETALKDIAENVNIKTPSIYAYFESKQDLFEHIVSFVIEDYLKFIEQQFYVIENFPLEKKLYHVLVELNKYYYMNDKGSFLKRYGIYPPDNFKELITAQNKKVEEGIRELVFSILRNTEEHELIHEEIIVTSFTIILDGMLFHMMSSPYQEYERRLNMIWSVFWKGIHA from the coding sequence TTGAAAAAGGGAGAAAAAACGAAAAGAAGGATACTAGAACAAGGTTTAAAGCTGTTTTCCTCGTATGGTTACGAGGAAACAGCACTTAAAGATATAGCTGAAAATGTAAACATTAAAACCCCTTCGATTTATGCTTATTTTGAAAGTAAGCAAGATCTTTTTGAACATATTGTAAGTTTTGTTATTGAAGATTATTTAAAGTTTATCGAACAACAATTTTATGTGATAGAAAATTTTCCGTTAGAAAAAAAATTATATCATGTTTTAGTTGAATTGAATAAATACTATTATATGAATGATAAAGGTTCTTTTCTCAAAAGGTATGGGATTTACCCTCCAGATAATTTTAAAGAACTTATAACAGCCCAAAATAAGAAGGTAGAAGAAGGGATTAGAGAACTTGTTTTCTCCATCTTAAGAAACACCGAAGAGCATGAGCTCATCCATGAGGAGATCATCGTTACTTCTTTTACAATCATATTAGACGGTATGCTTTTCCATATGATGAGTTCTCCTTATCAAGAATATGAACGCAGATTAAATATGATCTGGTCTGTATTTTGGAAGGGTATCCATGCTTGA
- a CDS encoding LLM class flavin-dependent oxidoreductase translates to MDLMYYSELPGFLENENSLHKIDSISKLSEKYHFTGTLIFHHHGSMDPWFLASRVLHTTTKLLPLVATQPYSIPPFSLVKTLSTISNLLHRKVNLNLITGVSEMELSSVHQATDPTMKYARLEEYIQVLKGLLHSKEPLTFDGSYYKFNKLRLAPYIRQEHIPELFVPGSSKDSIRIAQAHGDTALLRPAPIHTFKEEYCSRFITDSVNLGIRISVISRSNSAEAWEAARRKFPANRSGVVKAKIRKNMLSHNTKLMAELALSGEVYDNIYWMGAYLNGLTEDPFLVGSYEELAAYLQQYVDCGVTTFLFGDLNTEEDFIHINKTLKMLEAPRKEAIS, encoded by the coding sequence ATGGACTTAATGTACTACAGTGAATTGCCCGGTTTTTTGGAGAACGAAAACTCTTTACATAAGATAGACAGTATTTCCAAGTTGTCCGAAAAGTATCATTTTACCGGGACTTTGATATTCCATCATCACGGATCGATGGATCCTTGGTTTTTGGCTTCTCGAGTATTACATACGACAACAAAACTCCTCCCGTTAGTTGCTACGCAGCCCTATTCTATTCCACCTTTCAGTTTAGTGAAAACGCTCTCGACAATCTCGAATCTACTTCATAGAAAAGTGAATTTAAACCTCATTACCGGTGTCAGTGAAATGGAACTGTCAAGTGTACATCAGGCGACGGATCCAACGATGAAATATGCAAGACTGGAGGAGTATATTCAAGTTTTAAAAGGGCTATTGCATTCTAAGGAGCCTCTTACCTTCGATGGCAGCTATTATAAGTTTAATAAGCTAAGATTAGCTCCGTATATTCGACAAGAGCATATTCCAGAATTATTTGTGCCGGGTTCCTCGAAGGACAGTATCCGAATCGCACAGGCGCATGGCGATACAGCTTTATTGAGACCAGCCCCAATACATACATTTAAGGAGGAGTATTGTAGTAGATTCATCACGGATTCCGTTAATTTAGGGATAAGAATCTCGGTGATTAGCAGATCCAATTCAGCAGAGGCATGGGAAGCTGCTCGCCGTAAGTTTCCAGCTAATCGATCAGGAGTCGTAAAGGCTAAAATAAGGAAAAATATGTTATCTCACAATACAAAGCTAATGGCAGAACTAGCTCTATCAGGTGAAGTTTACGACAACATCTATTGGATGGGGGCATATCTCAATGGGTTAACGGAGGATCCCTTCCTCGTAGGGAGCTATGAAGAATTAGCAGCGTATTTGCAACAATATGTTGACTGCGGGGTAACAACGTTTCTCTTCGGTGATTTGAACACCGAAGAAGATTTTATTCATATCAATAAAACGTTGAAAATGCTTGAAGCACCACGAAAAGAGGCGATTAGTTGA
- a CDS encoding class I SAM-dependent methyltransferase, with protein MMMVSERTLSEDTNRYKEYDNYAWFWNKYWGRTSARRVLPIVKELVLGKQPQGIRVLDVCCGSGQLAKILSKDGYQLSGIDGSSDMIQLASQNCTDGNFVVGDIRVPFPFQEKFHVACSFYDSLNHILCLEDLASAFESVYGVLENNGVFIFDLNMEDGFKSRWNNRLNQIVQQDYVCIEHFRYNGDRRIGTNNVTLFLLQDEWVRKDVCIVEKCYTQSEIIEELSRVGFTNINMFESSETFNLVDDQGRYYFVCEKK; from the coding sequence ATGATGATGGTTAGTGAACGCACATTATCGGAGGATACAAATAGGTATAAAGAATACGATAATTACGCATGGTTTTGGAACAAATACTGGGGGCGAACGTCGGCAAGGCGGGTACTTCCAATAGTAAAAGAATTAGTTCTGGGAAAGCAGCCTCAGGGAATTCGCGTCTTAGATGTTTGTTGCGGATCGGGGCAGTTGGCGAAGATTTTGTCTAAAGACGGGTATCAGCTGTCTGGGATTGATGGCTCATCCGATATGATTCAACTAGCGTCTCAAAATTGTACAGATGGAAACTTTGTCGTGGGTGACATCAGAGTCCCGTTCCCTTTTCAAGAAAAATTCCATGTAGCATGTTCATTCTACGATAGCTTAAATCATATTCTATGCCTGGAAGATCTTGCAAGCGCTTTCGAAAGCGTTTATGGGGTATTAGAAAATAACGGTGTGTTTATTTTCGACTTAAACATGGAAGATGGCTTTAAAAGCAGATGGAATAATCGTCTGAATCAAATTGTCCAACAGGATTATGTTTGCATAGAACACTTTAGATATAACGGAGATAGAAGAATTGGAACTAACAATGTAACTTTATTCCTACTGCAGGATGAGTGGGTGAGGAAAGACGTCTGTATTGTAGAGAAGTGTTATACTCAATCAGAAATCATAGAAGAGCTTAGCAGAGTCGGATTTACAAACATAAACATGTTCGAATCGTCTGAAACGTTCAATTTGGTTGATGACCAAGGGCGATACTATTTTGTTTGTGAAAAGAAATAG